From Peptoanaerobacter stomatis, one genomic window encodes:
- a CDS encoding galactokinase, with protein MSITQNLLQQFNELFPSNEQKIHKFFSPSRINIIGEHIDYNGGKVLPCAISIGTYGIARKNDDEKFNITSLNIKPSYSLTKDDFISYKTENTWANYVMGVVKYIEQKGYKIGGFDLLIYGNIPNGSGLSSSASLELLIGQIINTLYNDNNIPILELIKIGQLAENEFIGINSGIMDQFIIGIGKKDNAVLINTDTLEYEYNPFILKGYKIVILNTNKRRELKDSKYNERRAECDEGLSILKQFVDINNLCELQEKDFYLINRLIELPIRKRVQHVVEENKRVIQAQQALSSNDIKTLGKLLIESDNSLRELYEVTGPYLDAMTKYANSATGCVGARMTGAGFGGCCIAIVEENKIDEFIKEVSAKYKEETGLDGEFIIADVDDGVREIF; from the coding sequence ATGAGTATAACGCAGAATTTATTACAACAATTTAATGAGTTATTTCCTTCAAACGAGCAAAAAATACACAAGTTTTTTTCTCCAAGCCGTATAAACATAATAGGAGAACATATAGACTATAACGGAGGAAAGGTATTGCCATGTGCAATCAGCATAGGAACATACGGTATAGCAAGAAAAAATGACGATGAAAAATTCAACATTACAAGCTTAAACATAAAGCCTTCATACTCTCTTACAAAAGATGATTTTATTTCATACAAAACAGAAAATACTTGGGCAAACTATGTTATGGGCGTTGTAAAATATATAGAGCAAAAAGGATATAAAATAGGAGGTTTTGACCTTTTAATATACGGCAATATACCAAACGGCTCCGGACTTAGTTCATCAGCGAGCTTAGAATTACTCATAGGACAAATTATAAACACATTATATAATGACAATAACATACCTATTTTAGAGCTTATAAAAATAGGACAACTGGCAGAAAATGAATTTATAGGCATAAATTCAGGAATAATGGATCAATTCATAATAGGCATAGGGAAAAAAGATAATGCTGTTTTAATAAATACAGATACTTTAGAATATGAATATAATCCTTTTATATTAAAAGGTTATAAAATTGTGATACTTAACACAAACAAAAGGAGAGAACTCAAAGACTCAAAATATAACGAGAGAAGAGCCGAGTGTGACGAAGGGCTTTCAATTTTAAAGCAATTTGTCGATATAAACAACTTATGCGAATTACAAGAAAAAGATTTTTATTTAATTAACAGATTGATAGAGCTCCCAATAAGAAAGCGCGTTCAACACGTTGTAGAAGAAAACAAAAGAGTTATTCAAGCACAACAAGCACTGTCTTCAAACGATATAAAAACTCTTGGTAAACTATTGATAGAATCCGACAACTCTCTAAGAGAGTTATATGAAGTTACAGGACCATATCTTGATGCAATGACAAAATATGCAAACTCTGCAACAGGATGTGTAGGCGCAAGAATGACAGGCGCAGGATTTGGCGGTTGCTGTATAGCCATAGTAGAAGAAAATAAAATAGATGAATTCATAAAAGAAGTTTCTGCAAAATATAAAGAGGAAACCGGATTAGACGGAGAATTTATAATAGCTGATGTAGATGACGGCGTAAGAGAAATATTTTAA
- a CDS encoding aldose epimerase family protein has translation MNIEKKLFGKTSSNQDIYEYILSNQNISAHIIQYGAIIKNLIYKGKDIVLGYDKLSDYEDNPNYFGATIGRCANRIEKGLFTINNTIYKLEQNNGENHLHGGSNGLHKQIWEVISEQTHTSYAKLVIKLVQKEEYDGYPGNLTIFATFLLTQDSLIINYTYKSDMDSIANLTAHPYFNLSGKKDILSHKIILNSKLYTNSDCYIPSGEILSVEKTPFDFTDIVQIGENLDKYSKQLSFTRGYDHNFVLDKKSEYIEFEALKISVSNKTDIEEISDVNFILNGIIANESNSLNLLIYSDAPCFQLYTGNFIDNIKGKYNNVYNKYAGVCIEPQFAPNAINTPNFESTKIFSNHDYSRNICYKITENLTKL, from the coding sequence ATGAATATCGAGAAAAAACTTTTCGGCAAGACCTCATCTAATCAAGATATATATGAGTATATACTGTCTAATCAAAATATCAGCGCCCATATAATACAATATGGCGCTATAATCAAAAATCTTATATATAAAGGCAAAGACATAGTGCTCGGATATGATAAGCTATCAGATTATGAAGATAATCCCAATTACTTCGGAGCAACTATAGGAAGATGTGCCAACAGAATAGAAAAAGGACTTTTTACGATTAACAATACCATCTATAAATTAGAACAAAACAATGGCGAAAATCATCTTCACGGCGGTTCAAACGGATTGCACAAACAAATATGGGAAGTAATTTCTGAGCAGACACATACTTCATATGCAAAACTTGTAATCAAACTCGTACAAAAAGAAGAGTATGACGGATATCCCGGAAATCTTACCATATTTGCAACTTTTTTGCTTACACAAGACAGTTTAATTATAAATTACACATATAAATCAGATATGGACTCTATAGCAAACCTGACAGCGCATCCATATTTCAATTTAAGTGGCAAAAAAGATATACTCTCTCATAAAATTATACTTAACTCCAAATTATATACAAATTCTGACTGCTATATACCAAGCGGAGAAATTTTAAGCGTAGAAAAAACACCGTTTGACTTCACAGATATTGTACAAATAGGCGAAAATTTAGATAAATATTCAAAACAATTAAGTTTTACAAGAGGATATGACCACAACTTTGTATTGGACAAAAAATCTGAATATATTGAATTTGAAGCTTTAAAAATATCTGTTTCAAATAAAACGGATATAGAGGAAATATCGGATGTAAATTTCATATTAAACGGAATAATAGCAAACGAATCAAATTCACTGAACCTTTTAATATATTCCGATGCACCTTGTTTTCAATTATACACAGGTAATTTTATAGATAATATAAAAGGAAAATATAATAATGTTTATAATAAGTATGCAGGAGTATGTATAGAGCCTCAATTTGCTCCTAATGCAATAAATACGCCAAATTTTGAATCCACAAAAATATTTTCAAACCATGATTATTCAAGGAATATTTGCTATAAAATAACAGAAAACTTGACAAAGCTGTAA
- the galT gene encoding galactose-1-phosphate uridylyltransferase, whose protein sequence is MAEFRYNPLLDDWTIVAGNRQSRPDMPKDYCAFCIGSGKVPDNYDVLMYENDWPSMKPIPDEPDDISTDFYKTAKSFGKAEVILYSPNHNDSIYDLSDEHVLKIVNLWQERFTAMKKDEHIKHVLIFENRGKEVGTTQPHPHGQIYGYGFVPLRIKVELENSKKYYQQTNKSLILKIRDEELKENKRIIMQNDSFVAFIPFYTDYPYGVYIVPKADNLNTIEDFSDKQKYDFALIIKHMQGTFDTLFNKIFPYMMGIYQPPFNDKNYTDVNDYYHFHVKFFPPLRGENSIKWNASSETAAWAKTNPRIPEETAIELQQAYEKYKRSL, encoded by the coding sequence ATGGCAGAATTTCGTTACAACCCATTACTTGACGATTGGACAATAGTTGCCGGCAACAGACAAAGCAGACCGGATATGCCCAAAGATTACTGTGCATTTTGTATAGGTTCAGGAAAAGTACCGGATAACTACGATGTCCTTATGTATGAAAATGACTGGCCGAGTATGAAACCTATACCTGATGAACCTGATGATATATCCACAGATTTTTACAAAACCGCTAAATCTTTCGGAAAGGCTGAAGTAATATTATACTCGCCTAATCATAATGATTCTATCTATGATTTAAGCGATGAACACGTTCTTAAAATTGTTAACTTATGGCAGGAAAGATTTACCGCCATGAAAAAAGACGAACATATAAAACATGTGCTTATATTTGAAAACAGAGGTAAAGAAGTAGGTACTACACAACCTCATCCACACGGACAAATATACGGCTACGGTTTTGTACCTCTTAGAATAAAAGTGGAATTGGAAAATTCAAAAAAATATTATCAGCAAACAAATAAATCTCTTATTTTAAAAATAAGAGATGAAGAGTTAAAGGAAAACAAAAGAATAATAATGCAAAATGACTCTTTTGTAGCTTTCATACCATTTTATACAGATTACCCATACGGTGTTTATATAGTGCCAAAAGCTGATAATCTAAACACAATAGAAGATTTTTCAGATAAACAAAAATATGATTTCGCACTCATAATAAAACATATGCAAGGCACTTTTGATACACTTTTTAATAAAATATTTCCATATATGATGGGGATATATCAACCACCTTTTAACGATAAAAACTACACTGATGTGAATGACTACTATCACTTCCATGTAAAATTTTTCCCTCCTTTAAGAGGCGAAAACTCTATAAAATGGAATGCTTCATCAGAAACAGCCGCATGGGCGAAAACAAATCCGAGAATACCGGAAGAAACAGCAATAGAATTACAACAAGCATATGAAAAATATAAAAGGAGCTTATAA
- the galE gene encoding UDP-glucose 4-epimerase GalE, which produces MSILITGGAGYIGSHVQKLLLKQSEDVIIVDSLITGHKEAVLSDKFYQGDIRDRAFMNKVFKENKIDAVIHFAASSLVGESMQDPFKYYDNNLYGTACLLEEMRLNGVNKIVFSSTAATYGEPKNIPITEDDETNPTNTYGQTKLSMEKMMKWFDKAYGIKYIALRYFNAAGADTEGVLGEAHMTETHLIPLILQVPLGKREYISVFGNDYDTIDGTCIRDYIHVEDLASAHYLAVKSLLNGDESTVYNLGNGLGYSVSQVIDAAKKVTGYDIKVKFEGRRAGDPAKLVASSEKISKQLGWAPKYPQIEKIIQDAWNFHQKHPNGF; this is translated from the coding sequence ATGTCTATTCTAATCACAGGAGGAGCCGGATATATCGGTTCTCATGTACAAAAACTATTACTTAAACAATCTGAGGACGTAATTATTGTCGACAGCCTTATAACCGGGCATAAAGAGGCAGTATTATCCGATAAATTTTATCAAGGTGACATTCGTGACAGGGCATTTATGAACAAAGTATTTAAAGAAAATAAAATAGATGCTGTAATACATTTCGCCGCTTCATCGCTTGTCGGTGAGAGTATGCAAGATCCTTTCAAATACTACGACAACAATTTATATGGTACAGCTTGTCTGCTTGAAGAAATGCGTCTAAACGGGGTAAATAAAATAGTATTTTCATCTACAGCCGCTACATACGGCGAGCCTAAAAACATTCCTATAACAGAAGATGATGAAACTAATCCTACAAACACCTATGGACAAACCAAACTTTCTATGGAAAAAATGATGAAGTGGTTTGACAAAGCATATGGTATAAAATATATTGCACTTAGATATTTCAACGCAGCCGGTGCAGATACTGAAGGAGTTCTTGGAGAAGCACATATGACAGAAACTCATCTGATTCCTCTAATACTTCAAGTTCCTCTTGGAAAAAGAGAATATATAAGTGTATTCGGGAATGATTATGATACGATTGACGGCACTTGTATAAGAGATTATATACACGTAGAAGACCTTGCCTCAGCACATTATCTTGCTGTAAAATCACTATTAAACGGAGATGAAAGCACAGTATATAACCTCGGTAACGGACTTGGATACTCAGTCTCACAGGTAATAGACGCTGCAAAAAAAGTAACAGGTTATGATATAAAAGTAAAATTTGAGGGTAGAAGAGCCGGCGATCCTGCCAAACTTGTAGCCTCTTCTGAAAAAATATCAAAGCAATTAGGTTGGGCTCCAAAATATCCACAGATAGAAAAAATTATCCAAGACGCTTGGAACTTTCACCAAAAACATCCAAACGGATTTTAG